Proteins from a single region of Eretmochelys imbricata isolate rEreImb1 chromosome 20, rEreImb1.hap1, whole genome shotgun sequence:
- the PGLS gene encoding 6-phosphogluconolactonase produces the protein MPGFVPRHISVFPSPQELGSSLAQLVAQRAAESGGRFSLGLSGGSLVRILSQELPAAAALSGPAAPARWVLAFCDERLVPVEDPESTYGAYKTHLLSKISIPENQVVIINPSLPVEEAASDYAEKLKEAFQGENMPVFDLLILGIGPDGHTCSLFPDHPLLQEKEKIVASISDSPKPPPERITLTLPVLNAARTVVFVATGESKAAILKRILEGDEENPLPAALVQPHTGKLHWFLDESAARELTVPFEKHSIL, from the exons ATGCCTGGCTTCGTGCCCCGCCACATCTCGGTGTTCCCCTCCCCGCAGGAGCTGGGCTCCTCCCTGGCGCAGCTCGTGGCCCAGCGGGCGGCCGAGTCCGGCGGCCGCTTCTCGCTGGGGCTGTCGGGCGGGAGCCTGGTGCGGATCCTGTCCCAGGAGCTGCCCGCGGCCGCCGCCCTCTCCGGCCCCGCTGCCCCCGCCCGCTGGGTCCTGGCCTTCTGCGACGAGCGGCTGGTGCCCGTGGAGGACCCGGAGAGCACGTACGGTGCCTACAAG ACTCACCTCCTCTCCAAGATCTCCATCCCAGAAAATCAAGTGGTTATAATTAACCCCTCACTACCTGTAGAAGAGGCTGCTTCAGACTATGCTGAGAAGTTAAAAGAG GCTTTTCAAGGTGAGAACATGCCTGTCTTTGATCTGCTGATTTTGGGAATAGGGCCAGATGGTCACACCTGCTCCCTATTTCCAGACCATCCCCTTCTGCAG GAAAAAGAGAAGATAGTTGCCTCTATTAGTGATTCTCCGAAGCCACCACCTGAGCGGATAACTCTAACATTGCCTGTTCTGAATGCAGCACGGACTGTTGTGTTCGTTGCTACAGGGGAAAGTAAAGCTGCCATCTTAAAG CGTATTTTGGAAGGCGATGAGGAGaaccctctccctgctgctcttGTCCAGCCTCATACTGGGAAGCTGCACTGGTTTCTGGATgagtctgcagccagggagtTGACTGTTCCCTTTGAGAAGCACTCTATCTTGTAG
- the NIBAN3 gene encoding protein Niban 3: MGGRYSSPLDGRQRRYLRGRTDATVKNFMPYYQRQLATTFLRRVSKELDPQGKPALQLLQNKLQKPPDALLHEGFLMQYTGDTCKWKKSYLILLGNYTLEWFDSKEAQGRGYKPRGSTTLSGYLLVTSLSEYTRLIDSLCQGLVVDYTHQDQDPLNGPPEEFLLFLYHPFRKSFCFCTNSAKSQHTWKAILQDGIRYCSTVLQRQDSFEVEAFLEAVRFYRQEKSSYGAGDLLLGTEPEILSNVLMEDLLPVLQSQVPPNLKGSESRKKQIWCQFLEEVYTLVLSQVSSEFLDFQRENEKLHIQLEKKIRPDLDQMLILKDQISIKLQAVVQSSVESCCRQGVEPDLDCVMEELICPISLGFDVVRSLFTDRIDEMIRHVQSLPTTVFQEEILTLGEMPWKPEFMEPCYEKANLYKDSLQGLKERFGFHGVTSLVLRAQNLMQQLMQNSVHTFHQLSEQHLSLATNHSQITQTLEKIKTRVLKKFDYDSSSTRKQFAQEWLVQIFLPFLLKNLEPRCKLELPKYENYVFADFSGIINVENIYEEMVLAVLQQAVTKALKEASSQNRHHLYSDSFSCVLDSVDNLLQQDRAQEHSEIRTGALGCNATSDTMNLISCQDSETISDKKAWKYEGGSAGAANPPKDKGQICPVTSHCHKEAEKYLRVLPDGRNWRHKKALEPDMRSSCITELAGHVAEKTEVVSEAENNMCTGDRNKNKCNDKSWSPFARSKDLQEPQNIINEHSVDKVAVEKIQEEWGRAMFEQGSQGQDGELELNLAWIKGAGQSETGDATWTHRLQEHGDEMIAELHVQKLVPAEGLERKVCQLELGYNAQQEFKGRRHVGGLAEGKSVPFLLTGSLRHEDVHEGPVPEMNKEEMTEEDFNETDKTVFLECLSIAIEMEIFQTDLLEMDLEENRDQGSGCPQTEPLK; the protein is encoded by the exons atgggaggaagGTATTCAAGTCCACTGGATGGAAGACAGCGCAGGTACCTGAGAG GTCGCACAGATGCCACAGTGAAGAATTTCATGCCCTATTATCAGAGGCAACTTGCAACCACCTTTCTGAGACGGGTCTCAAAGGAGCTGGACCCGCAAGGCAAACCTGCTCTACAGCTGCTGCAGAACAAA CTCCAGAAGCCACCTGATGCTCTTCTGCATGAGGGATTCCTGATGCAGTATACTGGGGACACCTGCAAGTGGAAGAAGAGTTATTTAATTTTGCTGGGAAACTATACCCTGGAGTGGTTTGATAGTAAAGAG GCCCAGGGGAGAGGATATAAGCCCAGAGGATCCACCACTCTGTCTGGATACTTGCTGGTGACCTCACTGAGCGAATATACCAGGCTGATTGACAGTCTCTGCCAGGGATTAGTAG TTGACTACACCCACCAAGACCAAGACCCCTTAAATGGGCCTCCAGAAGAGTTTCTGCTGTTCCTTTACCATCCGTTCCGAAAGTCCTTCTGTTTCTGCACAAACTCTGCAAAATCCCAGCACACCTGGAAAGCCATCCTTCAAGATGGGATCCGATATTGCAGCACAG TTTTACAGAGACAGGACTCCTTTGAAGTAGAGGCTTTCCTGGAAGCTGTGCGATTTTATAGGCAAGAGAAAAGTAGTTACGGAGCAGGGGATCTCCTCCTGGGAACAGAGCCTGag ATTCTCAGTAATGTGCTGATGGAGGATTTGCTTCCAGTGCTGCAGTCTCAGGTCCCCCCAAATCTCAAAGGGTCAGAAAGTAGGAAGAAACAGATCTGGTGCCAG TTCCTAGAGGAGGTTTATACATTGGTCCTCAGCCAGGTCTCCAGCGAATTCCTGGATTTTCAGAGGGAGAATGAGAAACTCCACATTCAATTGGAAAAGAAGATTCGCCCTGATCTGGATCAGATGCTGATTTTGAAGGATCAGATATCTATAAAACTCCAAG CGGTGGTCCAGAGCTCAGTGGAATCCTGCTGTCGCCAAGGAGTAGAGCCTGACCTGGACTGTGTGATGGAGGAGCTCATATGCCCCATCAGCTTAGGATTTGACGTGGTGCGTTCGCTCTTCACAGACAGAATTGATGAGATGATCAGACATGTGCAGAGTTTGCCTACCACTGTCTTCCAGGAAGAG ATTCTCACACTTGGGGAAATGCCCTGGAAACCTGAATTCATGGAGCCATGTTACGAGAAGGCTAATCTCTACAAAGACAGTCTGCAGGGACTGAAGGAAAGATTTGGCTTTCATGGTGTGACAAGTTTAGTCCTCAGAGCCCAAAACCTCATGCAGCAG ctaATGCAGAATTCGGTCCATACATTCCACCAGCTTTCAGAGCAACATCTGAGCTTGGCAACCAACCACAGCCAAATCACCCAGACTCTGGAAAAGATCAAAACTCGTGTGCTGAAG AAATTTGACTATGACAGCAGTTCCACCAGGAAGCAGTTTGCACAAGAGTGGCTGGTTCAGATCTTTCTTCCCTTTCTGCTGAAGAATCTGGAGCCCAGATGTAAGCTG GAGCTGCCCAAGTATGAAAATTACGTGtttgctgacttcagtggcatcatCAATGTTGAAAATATTTATGAAGAAATGGTTCTGGCTGTTCTGCAGCAGGCAGTCACCAAAG CCTTGAAAGAGGCTTCAAGTCAAAACAGACATCATCTTTACAGTGACAGCTTCTCCTGTGTTCTGGATAGTGTGGACAACTtgctgcagcaggacagagcccaGGAACACTCTGAAATAAGGACAGGAGCCTTAGGTTGCAATGCCACATCAGACACCATGAACCTCATCTCCTGTCAAGACAGTGAGACTATTTCAGACAAGAAAGCATGGAAATATGAAGGAGGCTCAGCTGGGGCTGCAAATCCTCCCAAAGATAAAGGGCAAATCTGCCCAGTAACTTCCCATTGCCATAAAgaagcagaaaaatatttgagGGTGTTGCCTGATGGTAGGAATTGGAGACACAAGAAGGCCTTGGAACCAGACATGCGAAGCAGCTGTATTACTGAACTTGCAGGACATGTTGCAGAGAAGACTGAAGTTGTGTCTGAGGCTGAAAACAATATGTGCACAGGAGAccgaaataaaaacaaatgtaatgACAAGTCATGGAGCCCTTTTGCAAGGAGCAAAGATCTACAAGAGCCACAGAACATCATAAATGAACATTCAGTAGACAAAGTTGCTGTAGAGAAAATACAGGAGGAATGGGGGAGGGCGATGTTTGAGCAAGGCAGTCAAGGGCAGGATGGAGAATTGGAGTTAAATCTAGCTTGGATTAAAGGAGCAGGACAAAGTG AAACAGGGGATGCCACTTGGACACACCGACTTCAGGAACATGGTGATGAAATGATTGCAGAATTACATGTCCAAAAGTTGGTTCCTGCGGAGGGTCTGGAAAGAAAGGTCTGTCAGCTGGAGCTAGGGTACAATGCTCAGCAGGAATTCAAGGGGCGTAGGCATGTAGGTGGACTGGCTGAAGGTAAGTCTGTTCCCTTTTTACTCACTGGAAGCCTGAGACACGAAGATGTGCATGAGGGTCCTGTCCCGGAAATGAACAAGGAGGAGATGACAGAGGAAGACTTCAATGAGACAGATAAGACTGTTTTTCTAGAGTGTCTGTCCATAGCTATTGAAATGGAAATCTTCCAAACAGATCTGCTGGAAATGGATCTCGAAGAGAACAGAGACCAGGGAAGTGGTTGTCCTCAAACTGAACCTCTGAAATAG